The Sulfitobacter sp. SK011 genome has a window encoding:
- the proB gene encoding glutamate 5-kinase, which yields MATLSAAKRVVIKIGSALLVDRKTGALRSDWLVGLAQDVAWLKSLGHDVVLVSSGSIALGRGVLGLPVTTLALEQSQAAAAVGQIRLARAYEEVLAPHNITTAQVLVTLEDSADRRRYLNSRATMEQLLSLGVVPIVNENDTVATDEIRFGDNDRLAAQIAVTVGADQLILLSDVDGFYSANPTEDATATRYAQIDTITAEIEAMAGDAGSGLSKGGMKTKLMAAKTATAAGCAMAITEGSVMRPLTALEQGANATWFTAQTDPQAARKRWIAAMKPRGSVTLDAGAVAALARGKSLLPAGISAVAGPFERGDSVALLDQTGRAIGYGLTRYSSAEATQIKGYKSAEIEAILGYPGRAALIHRDDMAV from the coding sequence ATGGCAACCCTGAGCGCTGCCAAACGGGTTGTCATCAAAATCGGGTCGGCCTTGCTGGTCGACCGCAAAACCGGTGCATTGCGCTCCGATTGGCTGGTGGGGCTGGCACAGGATGTGGCCTGGCTGAAATCGCTCGGACATGACGTTGTGCTGGTTTCATCAGGCTCCATCGCCTTGGGGCGCGGGGTTCTGGGCCTGCCGGTGACGACATTGGCGCTTGAACAATCGCAAGCCGCCGCTGCGGTGGGGCAGATCCGACTGGCGCGGGCCTATGAAGAGGTTCTGGCCCCGCATAACATCACCACCGCGCAGGTGCTGGTTACCTTGGAAGACAGCGCCGACCGCCGCCGCTATCTGAACAGCCGCGCCACCATGGAACAATTGCTGAGCCTGGGTGTGGTCCCGATTGTGAACGAAAACGATACCGTTGCGACGGATGAAATCCGCTTTGGGGACAATGACCGTCTGGCGGCACAGATTGCGGTCACGGTGGGCGCGGATCAGTTGATCCTGCTGTCCGATGTCGACGGGTTTTACAGTGCAAACCCGACCGAGGATGCCACCGCGACCCGGTATGCGCAGATCGACACCATCACCGCCGAGATTGAGGCGATGGCGGGCGATGCGGGTTCTGGATTGTCCAAGGGCGGCATGAAAACCAAGTTGATGGCCGCCAAAACCGCAACAGCGGCGGGGTGTGCCATGGCGATCACCGAAGGGTCGGTGATGCGGCCTTTGACGGCGCTGGAACAGGGCGCAAATGCCACATGGTTCACCGCGCAAACCGATCCGCAAGCGGCGCGCAAACGCTGGATTGCGGCGATGAAACCGCGCGGGTCCGTCACCCTGGATGCGGGCGCTGTGGCGGCTCTGGCGCGCGGAAAATCATTGCTGCCTGCGGGGATCAGTGCGGTTGCAGGCCCCTTTGAGCGCGGGGATAGCGTGGCATTGCTGGACCAGACGGGACGGGCAATTGGCTATGGGCTGACCAGATATTCATCGGCTGAGGCGACGCAGATAAAGGGCTATAAATCTGCTGAAATCGAAGCGATATTGGGCTATCCGGGACGGGCTGCGCTGATCCACCGTGATGATATGGCAGTTTAA
- the obgE gene encoding GTPase ObgE: MKFLDLCKVYIRSGAGGGGCVSFRREKYIEYGGPDGGDGGSGGSVWAEAVDGLNTLIDFRYQQHFFAKNGQPGMGRQRTGKDGDDIVLRVPVGTEIMDEDQETVLVDMTELGQRVELARGGNGGFGNLHFKSATNQAPRRANAGQDGVERTLWLRLKLIADVGLLGLPNAGKSTFLAATSNARPKIADYPFTTLHPNLGVVGVDNTEFVVADIPGLIEGASEGRGLGDLFLGHVERCAVLLHLVDGTSETVAQDYQTIITELEKYGGDLAEKPRITVLNKVDALDEEERTSALKALKKASGGDVMMMSGVAGEGVTEVLRALRGQIDDDRLRHRPVEEAAPWQP; the protein is encoded by the coding sequence ATGAAGTTCCTCGACCTGTGCAAAGTCTACATCCGATCCGGCGCGGGCGGCGGGGGCTGCGTGTCGTTTCGGCGCGAGAAATATATCGAATATGGCGGGCCGGACGGCGGTGACGGCGGCAGTGGCGGATCGGTCTGGGCCGAAGCGGTCGATGGCCTGAACACACTGATCGATTTTCGCTATCAGCAGCACTTTTTTGCCAAGAACGGCCAGCCCGGTATGGGACGGCAGCGCACCGGCAAAGACGGTGACGATATTGTCTTGCGGGTGCCTGTGGGCACCGAGATCATGGACGAGGATCAGGAAACCGTGTTGGTCGACATGACCGAACTTGGGCAGCGCGTCGAACTGGCGCGCGGTGGCAACGGCGGTTTCGGTAACCTGCATTTCAAATCGGCAACCAATCAGGCACCCCGGCGCGCCAACGCGGGTCAGGACGGCGTGGAACGGACGCTGTGGCTGCGGTTGAAACTGATTGCGGATGTCGGGCTGCTGGGGCTGCCCAATGCTGGCAAATCAACGTTTCTGGCCGCGACCTCCAATGCACGGCCCAAAATTGCGGATTATCCGTTCACCACGCTGCACCCCAATCTGGGCGTTGTGGGCGTAGACAACACCGAATTTGTGGTTGCTGACATTCCCGGTCTGATTGAGGGCGCGTCCGAAGGGCGCGGCCTTGGTGATCTGTTTCTTGGCCATGTGGAGCGGTGCGCAGTTTTGCTGCATCTGGTTGATGGCACCTCAGAAACCGTGGCGCAGGATTATCAGACCATCATTACAGAACTTGAAAAATACGGCGGTGATCTGGCTGAAAAACCGCGGATCACGGTGCTCAACAAAGTTGATGCGTTGGACGAAGAAGAGCGCACAAGTGCTTTGAAAGCATTGAAGAAAGCCAGCGGCGGTGATGTGATGATGATGTCGGGCGTTGCGGGCGAAGGCGTCACAGAGGTGTTGCGCGCCCTGCGCGGTCAGATTGACGATGACCGCCTGCGCCATCGACCCGTAGAAGAAGCGGCACCATGGCAACCCTGA
- a CDS encoding GNAT family N-acetyltransferase: MKIQPIVNQPVIETERFDLRPMQRSDLGLIEMYASDPRVAMTTSSIPHPLPPGTIDAFITRALSEPRDEDVWVMDGLKSGGAEVMGVITLSRLDRNQTEVGYWVAPAFWNTHLASDAVKALVTTNPLGNDTMFASVYHDNPASAKVLTNAGFVYLGDAETYCLARDAAVPTWTYSRKL; the protein is encoded by the coding sequence ATGAAAATACAGCCTATTGTCAACCAGCCGGTGATCGAAACCGAACGCTTTGACCTGCGCCCAATGCAGCGATCCGATCTGGGTTTGATCGAGATGTATGCCAGTGACCCCCGTGTCGCGATGACCACGTCGAGCATCCCGCATCCATTGCCCCCCGGCACCATCGACGCCTTCATCACCCGCGCCTTGAGCGAGCCGCGTGATGAAGATGTGTGGGTGATGGATGGGCTTAAATCGGGCGGTGCCGAAGTGATGGGTGTTATTACCCTGTCCCGGCTCGATCGCAACCAGACTGAGGTTGGGTATTGGGTTGCTCCGGCATTCTGGAACACCCATCTGGCATCCGATGCCGTAAAGGCGCTTGTCACGACGAACCCGCTGGGCAATGACACGATGTTTGCGTCCGTCTACCATGACAACCCCGCGTCAGCCAAAGTGCTGACCAATGCGGGTTTTGTCTATCTCGGTGATGCGGAAACCTATTGTCTGGCCCGCGATGCTGCCGTACCCACCTGGACCTATAGCCGCAAGCTTTAG
- a CDS encoding LysE family translocator: MSVAITSFAVFAASQIGTPGPANMALLATGARFGFRAALPFVAGVALGKQLVIWPVGYGLMELSARAPWVFEMLKYASAAYIIWLAWKVANLRLGQERSTDGVPGFAAGLIVHPLNPKAWAMIVGGFTAFVGPDTSSFTATLTIAAVLLACQVILHPMWTLAGDRIAKTVAGTAAEPYLMWTLAALTVASVVFVLFGGGT, encoded by the coding sequence ATGTCGGTTGCCATCACCTCATTTGCGGTCTTCGCGGCCTCGCAGATTGGCACGCCGGGGCCTGCAAACATGGCTCTGCTGGCCACCGGCGCGCGCTTTGGTTTTCGCGCGGCGCTGCCGTTTGTGGCCGGTGTCGCGTTGGGCAAACAGCTTGTCATCTGGCCCGTCGGCTATGGCCTGATGGAACTCAGCGCCCGCGCGCCTTGGGTGTTCGAGATGCTGAAATACGCCTCGGCTGCCTATATCATCTGGCTGGCGTGGAAAGTGGCAAACCTGCGTCTGGGCCAGGAACGCAGCACAGACGGTGTTCCCGGTTTTGCAGCCGGGCTGATCGTGCACCCCCTGAACCCCAAAGCGTGGGCGATGATTGTGGGTGGGTTTACTGCCTTTGTCGGCCCTGATACGTCAAGCTTTACTGCGACACTCACCATCGCTGCGGTATTGCTGGCCTGTCAGGTCATCTTGCATCCCATGTGGACACTTGCAGGTGATCGGATTGCAAAGACCGTGGCAGGAACGGCCGCGGAACCCTATCTTATGTGGACATTGGCGGCACTTACTGTCGCTTCTGTTGTTTTCGTACTGTTCGGAGGAGGAACATGA
- a CDS encoding GNAT family N-acetyltransferase, whose product MQLSQTRPTLKEGHVRLRGPRAQDAAARFKLGNVPEIHHMFGADPANVTPITKAHATAWLHAQEVEPLAWIIEYRRRMVGAVRLHSVIPHLYKAELAIGILDPKYLSKGIGTMALRLLAAYAFGPLFLRRLSLRVVSYNDRAIAAFKKVGFVEEGREREAGRVAAAWHDDVIMGLLARDFAKVGRA is encoded by the coding sequence ATGCAATTGAGCCAAACCCGCCCGACGCTGAAAGAGGGACACGTGCGTTTGCGTGGTCCACGTGCACAGGATGCCGCTGCACGGTTCAAGCTGGGCAATGTGCCGGAAATTCATCACATGTTTGGCGCGGATCCCGCAAATGTGACCCCGATCACCAAGGCACATGCGACCGCATGGCTGCACGCACAAGAGGTGGAGCCGCTGGCGTGGATCATTGAGTATCGACGCCGCATGGTTGGCGCTGTCAGGCTACATTCTGTGATCCCGCATCTTTACAAGGCCGAGCTTGCCATCGGTATTCTTGATCCCAAATACCTCAGCAAGGGCATTGGCACCATGGCGCTGCGGTTGCTTGCTGCCTATGCGTTCGGCCCGCTTTTCCTGCGGCGTTTGAGCCTGCGTGTGGTTTCCTATAACGACCGTGCCATTGCCGCCTTCAAAAAGGTCGGCTTTGTCGAAGAGGGCCGCGAACGCGAAGCAGGGCGGGTGGCGGCAGCATGGCATGATGATGTGATCATGGGCCTGCTGGCACGCGATTTTGCCAAGGTGGGACGCGCGTAA
- the rpmA gene encoding 50S ribosomal protein L27: MAHKKAGGSSRNGRDSAGRRLGVKKYGGEAVIPGNIVVRQRGTKFWPGEGVGMGKDHTIFATVDGNVQFHKGLKNRTFISVLPVAEAAE, encoded by the coding sequence ATGGCACATAAAAAAGCAGGCGGTTCATCCCGTAACGGGCGCGACTCAGCTGGTCGTCGCCTTGGTGTAAAGAAATACGGCGGCGAAGCTGTCATTCCAGGCAACATCGTTGTGCGTCAGCGCGGCACCAAGTTCTGGCCGGGCGAAGGCGTGGGCATGGGCAAGGATCACACAATCTTTGCAACCGTGGATGGCAATGTCCAATTCCACAAGGGCCTGAAAAACCGCACATTTATTTCGGTCCTTCCGGTGGCGGAGGCCGCTGAATAA
- a CDS encoding 50S ribosomal protein L21: MFAVIKTGGKQYKVASGDMLRVERIAANAGDKVQFNDVLMLGGDKPVLGAPMVKDAGVQAEVVDQIKGEKVINFVKRRRKHSSKRTKGHRQKLTLVKITDILSSGAGKSGVEAAIGTGSVSAAAVAAINERYTFNRGDQAEMKKRVKTGEAEEKSAKPVKAKKAEPKAEKKAEAKTEKKAAPKAKAAKGGDDLSQISGVGPVIVKKLHGEGVTTFAQIAKWTDADVEAIEEKLSFKGRVGREDWIAQAKELAKG, translated from the coding sequence ATGTTTGCGGTCATCAAGACTGGCGGTAAGCAATACAAAGTGGCCTCTGGCGATATGCTGCGGGTCGAACGTATTGCGGCAAATGCCGGTGATAAGGTTCAATTCAACGACGTGCTGATGCTGGGCGGCGACAAGCCGGTTCTCGGTGCGCCCATGGTCAAAGACGCCGGCGTTCAGGCTGAAGTCGTCGATCAGATCAAAGGCGAAAAGGTAATTAACTTTGTTAAGCGCCGTCGGAAACACTCCTCCAAGCGCACCAAAGGTCACCGCCAAAAGCTGACTTTGGTCAAGATTACGGACATCTTGTCGTCCGGTGCAGGCAAATCCGGTGTTGAAGCCGCGATTGGAACGGGCTCTGTCAGTGCCGCAGCTGTTGCCGCCATAAACGAGCGTTATACGTTCAACCGTGGTGATCAGGCGGAAATGAAAAAGCGCGTGAAAACTGGTGAAGCGGAAGAGAAATCTGCAAAGCCGGTCAAGGCCAAGAAAGCCGAGCCGAAGGCAGAGAAAAAAGCTGAAGCCAAGACCGAGAAGAAAGCTGCTCCCAAAGCCAAAGCGGCCAAGGGTGGCGATGATCTGAGCCAGATTTCTGGTGTTGGTCCGGTAATCGTGAAAAAGCTGCACGGCGAAGGCGTCACAACATTTGCACAGATTGCAAAGTGGACAGACGCGGACGTGGAAGCGATTGAAGAGAAACTGTCATTCAAAGGTCGTGTCGGTCGTGAAGACTGGATCGCACAGGCCAAAGAATTGGCTAAAGGCTAA
- a CDS encoding DUF2059 domain-containing protein: MQRLLPSVANLRLALIWPLFVLMTGPALADARLTVLVDVLKLPEAAQILREEGLSHATELDVDMLGGRGGPGWDIQIGAIYDTARMVETVRRALESELQEPDLSAELEQTIDFFASELGSKIVSLENSARAAILDDDVEEAARARYMALEGTDDARLELIRGFVESGDMINRNVTSAMNSNYQFLRGLTDGRATQMSDEEILADVAEDLDEITDDTVSWLYGYLLLAYHPLSDAELQAYLTYSQTKAGQALNRGLFDGFGKAYEDISYALGRAVALNMTAEEL, from the coding sequence ATGCAGCGTCTTTTGCCGTCGGTAGCAAACCTGCGTCTTGCTTTGATCTGGCCGTTGTTTGTGTTGATGACGGGGCCTGCGCTGGCCGATGCGCGACTGACGGTGCTGGTTGATGTGCTCAAACTGCCGGAAGCCGCGCAGATTCTGCGCGAAGAAGGGCTGAGCCACGCCACTGAGTTGGATGTTGATATGCTGGGGGGGCGAGGTGGCCCCGGCTGGGACATTCAGATCGGTGCCATCTATGACACCGCTCGTATGGTCGAGACAGTGCGCCGCGCTTTGGAAAGTGAATTGCAGGAGCCGGATCTGTCGGCAGAACTGGAACAGACAATTGATTTCTTTGCCTCGGAGCTGGGCAGCAAAATCGTATCGCTGGAAAATTCCGCACGCGCTGCCATTCTGGACGATGACGTCGAGGAAGCGGCCCGCGCGCGGTATATGGCACTGGAAGGGACCGATGACGCGCGTCTTGAGTTGATCCGGGGCTTTGTCGAAAGCGGCGATATGATCAACCGCAATGTCACGTCGGCGATGAATTCGAACTATCAGTTTCTGCGCGGGTTGACCGATGGTCGGGCAACCCAGATGAGCGACGAAGAGATTCTGGCCGATGTGGCAGAGGACCTAGACGAGATTACCGACGACACGGTGTCATGGCTTTATGGCTATCTGCTGCTGGCCTATCATCCGCTCAGCGATGCGGAGCTGCAGGCATATCTGACCTATTCGCAGACCAAAGCGGGGCAGGCGCTGAACCGGGGGCTGTTCGACGGGTTTGGCAAGGCCTATGAAGACATCTCCTATGCCTTGGGGCGCGCTGTGGCACTCAACATGACCGCAGAAGAGCTTTGA
- a CDS encoding DUF2059 domain-containing protein, which translates to MRAFYRSSFLAFCLIVSAALSSLSTAANAADLDRLEAFLEVTGFDVALESIRLSADSAPQMLGMQAEDFGSEWSRLVREVFATDIMHDMALEILGNTLSDAQLTHAADFYASDLGKRLVEVENKSHMIEEDGLKSESGTEIVDGLVRIGSPRVALLNRLNSASNAEDTSIRAIQEVQIRFLLAAAAAGVIELRMEEPDLREAMRNQQDELRTSIRANALATSAYTYQAFSDDEVAAYADALEEPIMQEVYALMNAVQFEIMANRFEAVADRLADMQPSQDL; encoded by the coding sequence ATGCGCGCTTTTTATCGTTCTTCTTTTCTTGCCTTCTGCCTCATCGTGTCTGCGGCGCTCAGCAGTCTGAGCACGGCGGCAAATGCGGCGGACCTGGATCGGCTTGAGGCGTTTTTGGAAGTCACCGGCTTTGACGTGGCGCTGGAAAGCATTCGGTTATCCGCAGATTCCGCGCCGCAAATGTTGGGAATGCAGGCCGAGGATTTTGGGTCTGAATGGTCCCGTCTGGTGCGCGAAGTGTTTGCGACCGACATCATGCATGACATGGCGCTGGAAATCCTGGGCAACACGCTCAGCGATGCGCAACTGACCCATGCGGCGGATTTCTATGCCAGCGATCTGGGCAAACGGTTGGTCGAGGTCGAGAACAAGTCGCATATGATCGAAGAAGACGGGTTGAAGTCTGAAAGCGGGACCGAGATCGTTGACGGGCTGGTCCGGATTGGCAGCCCGCGCGTGGCACTTTTGAACAGGCTCAACTCCGCCTCGAATGCTGAGGACACGTCGATCCGGGCCATTCAGGAAGTTCAGATCAGATTCCTGCTGGCCGCCGCGGCCGCAGGTGTGATCGAATTGCGCATGGAAGAACCCGACCTGCGCGAGGCGATGCGCAATCAGCAAGATGAATTGCGCACGTCGATCCGGGCAAATGCGCTGGCCACGTCTGCCTATACCTATCAGGCGTTTTCTGATGATGAGGTGGCCGCCTACGCCGACGCACTGGAAGAACCGATCATGCAAGAGGTTTATGCGCTGATGAATGCGGTGCAATTTGAAATCATGGCAAACCGGTTCGAGGCCGTCGCCGACCGGTTGGCGGACATGCAGCCCAGTCAGGATCTGTGA
- a CDS encoding Mur ligase family protein, which produces MDRIEALEDALTLTWAPLDHVRISDARRLTGPGMIWDHPGAVIDAFVQGDAGVVADAWGRHARRVLDACGWPQEQVATRLFQGGVNLALSAPMDQLYSAIFVAQTAWHLCAAELSGTAPQAFDAMIADLKSVMAQEADPALIALIRAAAEHDVDVLSDDDAVSIGHGIGAQTWPIGEIPTPEDVDWTALHDIPVAFITGTNGKTTTTRLCTAIAQAAGKMAGLTSTDMVRVGDDILDRGDYSGPGGARMLLRDTRVEIACLEVARGGILRRGLPTRRARVAAVTNVARDHLGEYGVNTVAELAQAKFAVHRTLPADGILVLNADDPVSVVEAAHVDKTICWFSLRSDAPQIVQAQTKGTPCAYLAEGDLIYFDGSTATTVMAVANAPITLGGAAQYNVQNVLAAICVSVALGIPWAAITSGLKGFRPDARDNPGRCNEFEFNGARVFVDFAHNVHSISAISGTLASLTAKRRYLMQSHPGDRSDEDIRAGTTAALMFRPDSMVAAELPNHLRGREPGDVPDLIAAAAKAGGLAQIDRAATPAIGARMILDQLHPGDVALLLVLSDRDEVFEMLQGAKAQ; this is translated from the coding sequence ATGGACCGCATTGAAGCGTTAGAAGACGCGCTGACACTCACCTGGGCACCGCTGGATCATGTCCGCATCTCTGACGCGCGCCGTCTGACGGGACCGGGGATGATATGGGACCATCCAGGGGCGGTCATTGATGCGTTTGTGCAGGGGGATGCCGGCGTCGTCGCCGATGCCTGGGGTCGCCATGCCCGCCGGGTTTTGGATGCCTGTGGCTGGCCACAAGAACAGGTTGCCACTCGGCTGTTTCAGGGTGGTGTAAACCTCGCCCTCTCGGCACCGATGGATCAGCTTTATTCGGCGATATTTGTCGCTCAAACCGCTTGGCATCTCTGTGCTGCCGAGCTTTCGGGCACGGCACCACAGGCGTTTGACGCGATGATTGCCGATCTCAAATCAGTAATGGCGCAAGAGGCTGACCCGGCTTTGATTGCGTTGATCCGTGCAGCGGCAGAGCATGACGTTGATGTGCTCAGCGATGATGACGCGGTGTCGATTGGCCATGGGATCGGTGCGCAGACTTGGCCGATCGGTGAAATCCCAACGCCCGAAGATGTGGATTGGACAGCGCTGCACGACATCCCCGTCGCGTTCATCACCGGCACCAATGGCAAAACTACCACAACGCGCCTGTGCACCGCAATCGCGCAGGCCGCCGGTAAAATGGCGGGGCTGACCTCGACCGATATGGTGCGGGTGGGGGATGATATTCTGGACCGTGGTGATTATTCCGGGCCCGGCGGCGCACGCATGCTGTTGCGTGACACCCGCGTTGAAATCGCCTGTCTTGAGGTGGCGCGTGGTGGGATCTTGCGGCGCGGCCTGCCCACCAGACGCGCCCGCGTTGCCGCTGTCACCAATGTCGCGCGCGATCACCTTGGGGAATACGGCGTGAATACGGTGGCCGAACTGGCGCAAGCCAAGTTTGCAGTGCACCGCACATTGCCTGCGGATGGCATTCTGGTTCTGAATGCAGATGACCCTGTCAGCGTGGTCGAGGCTGCACATGTGGACAAAACCATTTGCTGGTTTTCTCTGAGGTCTGACGCCCCTCAAATCGTTCAGGCACAAACCAAGGGGACGCCATGTGCCTATCTCGCCGAAGGCGACCTGATCTATTTTGACGGATCGACGGCAACAACGGTAATGGCGGTCGCGAATGCGCCCATTACGTTGGGTGGGGCTGCACAATACAATGTTCAGAATGTTCTGGCCGCCATTTGTGTGTCCGTGGCGCTGGGTATCCCTTGGGCTGCGATCACATCAGGGTTAAAGGGCTTTCGGCCCGATGCGCGCGACAATCCCGGTCGCTGCAATGAATTTGAATTCAATGGTGCACGGGTCTTTGTCGATTTTGCCCATAACGTCCACTCCATATCAGCCATATCGGGGACGCTGGCATCGCTCACCGCAAAGCGCCGCTATTTGATGCAAAGCCACCCCGGCGACCGGTCTGATGAGGATATCCGTGCAGGTACCACCGCAGCGCTGATGTTTCGTCCAGACAGCATGGTTGCGGCCGAACTGCCCAACCATTTGCGCGGCCGTGAGCCGGGAGACGTGCCAGACCTGATTGCAGCGGCGGCAAAGGCCGGTGGCCTTGCCCAGATCGACCGCGCCGCCACCCCGGCAATCGGCGCGCGCATGATCCTTGATCAACTGCACCCCGGCGATGTCGCGCTGTTGCTGGTCCTATCGGACCGCGACGAGGTGTTCGAAATGTTGCAGGGGGCCAAAGCGCAATGA